The following are encoded together in the Blautia obeum ATCC 29174 genome:
- a CDS encoding IS30 family transposase, whose amino-acid sequence MSTKATGNKKHLTLADRAAIEHGISRGENFTQIACRINKDSSTISKEIRRHLFRVPHFQNETQRKRSECEHFQNCVKQHICGNQTCNSLCWKCRPKRCSMYCPDFTPRLCEKLKKPPYVCNDCPQIRNCSHDFYFYRANYANDIYSETKSSSRSGINQTPESLEQLDRLVSPLLLQGQPLSHIFASNQESVPCSIRTLYNYIDQGYFTAINLDLPRKVRYKKRRQVRREPDNTGYRKDRSYQDFERYLEKFPDTNVVELDVVEGAGGKSEQVLLTMLFRNCSLMLIFLMEADRKDNVQDVFQRIYTHLGAELYRKLFPVILTDNGASFKDPAIFERPEGELLSRVFYCDPMASWQKGRLEKNHEFIRYIIPKGTTFAGLDQEQVTLITNHINSVARASLNGCTPFELALLLIDRKLLDLCQLERIPANQVILKPSLLKK is encoded by the coding sequence ATGTCTACTAAAGCTACTGGAAACAAAAAACACCTTACCCTTGCTGATCGTGCTGCCATTGAACATGGTATCAGCCGTGGGGAAAATTTCACGCAGATTGCCTGCAGAATCAACAAGGATTCTTCTACCATTTCCAAGGAGATTCGGCGTCACCTTTTCCGGGTTCCTCATTTTCAAAACGAAACCCAGCGGAAGCGCTCAGAATGCGAGCATTTTCAGAACTGTGTAAAGCAGCATATCTGCGGGAATCAGACTTGTAATTCCTTATGCTGGAAATGCCGCCCTAAGCGCTGTTCCATGTATTGTCCTGACTTTACTCCCAGACTCTGCGAAAAGTTAAAAAAGCCCCCCTACGTGTGTAATGACTGCCCTCAGATACGCAACTGTTCCCACGACTTCTATTTCTACAGGGCCAATTATGCCAACGATATTTACAGTGAAACAAAATCTTCTTCACGGTCTGGGATTAACCAGACTCCTGAGTCCCTGGAACAGCTGGACCGTCTGGTTTCCCCTCTGCTTCTGCAGGGACAGCCTTTGTCCCATATCTTTGCTTCTAATCAGGAATCCGTCCCTTGTTCTATAAGGACCCTCTACAACTATATAGACCAGGGATACTTCACTGCAATCAACCTCGACCTTCCCCGGAAGGTCCGCTACAAAAAACGTCGGCAGGTCCGCAGAGAACCTGACAACACTGGATATAGAAAAGACAGATCCTATCAGGATTTTGAGAGATATCTGGAAAAGTTTCCAGATACAAATGTGGTGGAATTAGATGTGGTGGAAGGTGCCGGGGGAAAATCAGAACAAGTACTGTTGACCATGCTTTTCCGTAATTGTAGCCTTATGCTTATTTTTCTTATGGAGGCTGACAGGAAGGACAACGTACAAGATGTGTTTCAGCGAATATATACCCATCTGGGAGCAGAGCTATATCGAAAACTCTTTCCGGTCATTCTTACAGACAATGGTGCCTCATTCAAAGATCCAGCTATTTTTGAACGGCCTGAAGGTGAACTTCTATCCCGTGTCTTTTACTGCGATCCCATGGCTTCCTGGCAGAAGGGACGTCTGGAAAAAAATCATGAATTCATCCGTTATATTATCCCCAAAGGTACGACATTCGCAGGCTTGGACCAGGAGCAGGTAACTCTGATCACCAACCACATCAATAGCGTAGCAAGAGCCAGTTTAAACGGCTGCACCCCGTTTGAACTGGCTCTGCTGCTGATAGACAGAAAACTGCTGGACCTCTGCCAGCTGGAAAGGATTCCCGCCAACCAGGTGATCCTTAAACCATCACTCTTGAAAAAGTAA